gtcagGATGTTAATAAAGTTCTAGTTAGGCTGTATTTGGAgtgctgtgtacagttctggtctccccactgtagaaaggatgttgaggctttggagagggtgctgaagaggtttagcagggtgctgcctggattagagagcatatgccataacaagaggttggataaacttgagttgctttctctggagcccctttaatgatggatggcgCTTTTGTGAGACACTGACTTTAAagttgtcctcgatggtggggtgaATTGTGGCtgtaatggagctgactgagtctgtAGTggcattgatgggctgaatggcctgtgatGGTTCCTTGAAGCCCTTGCAGTCAGGACCGTGACACGGTGTGTTGTTCCTTCCGCAGGACAGGGTCCCTGGCGTTACCCTGGAATGTCCTCACtgctgtctctgcactgacctccTGGCTCACCTGGTACAGATATACTGCCCCTTGGAGGGGTCACCCTACCATCGGACCCTCAATGTGTGGGCTTGCCTCCAGCCTGGCTGCTGGGGCAGGAGTGAGAGGTGGGTTGTCATCTCCTCAACACTGACACCTGCTAGAACAATCACTGTGTGCTGGGAACAGAGGTTCAGGCACTCTGCTGTCTTCCTGCACCATGCTTTCTTAAATCTGCCTTCTAACAAGTTGCACCCTTGACCTCATAATCATTATCACCTTACACCTTACTACACTGCCCCTGCAATTCTACAGTTTTATTCTGAATTCTGCTATTGTTTACTCTTAATGTAGATATACATTATTACCTCTCTCTCCTTGCCCCATGTAttatctctctctgcctctctatcCATCTCTTCTCTATAAATCTCATCTTTCAGCCTCTACTGTGTGCCTCTGTCGCtgcccactccattgtaacagcCCACATGCCCATggcgactctctctctctctctctctctctctctctctctctctctctctctcctcccgttCCCCACTATTTTCCTCCCTCCGATCCTTGAAATTTCTTCAGTCTCGGGCTacagcctgttccaatgctgtgtgaggggtgtgggtggaggttgtgggagtgggtggggggggggggatggatgaatgtgtgtcaggaccccccccccccacattgccTGCACCATCTGCTGACCAGGATCAGGAGGAAGGAGCGGAAGGGGCTGTGCTGCTCTCCGTTGGGACAGGCTGAGGCGATGGGGAACAGTGTACATTTCACTaactctccctctctgttctacAGCTGGAAGGTTCTGCGCTCCCAGTGTAAGGAGACCGTGTGTCGCCAGAAAGCAGCAGAGGTGagaacccctctctctctctctctctttctagcGCTCCATCTGATCCTtatttccttctgcctctctctcccctctccctctttctcttgcCTCCTCCTGCccgtctctcccctccccctcttgtctCCTCCTACTCCCTCTCTATTCCTATGGTCATCTTAGCAACACATCTCTCTCCAGTTTTCCCTGCCTCTTCttgctctccctcttccccttcctcctttctaTATATGTCTCCTCTACCCACTCTTTCTctcccatccctccccctctctattCCCAGTCACCTTAGCAACCTTTTTCTCtccactttccctctccctcattcccctctctctcccccactccctcctTTTTCTACGTGTCCACTCCTCCCACACAGAGATGAGTGTGTTGGCATTATGCCCCTCTCCCCCCAGCTGAAGAACATTCTGGACAGGATAACGTTGCTGCCTGTTCACCCACAGACAAAGCCGGCTGGTGTCCCGACAGACtggtgtgagagtgcagatgactGGGGTGTCGAAGACATGGCTGCAGCGGGCTTCCTGTGTCCTGGGGTGTCTGGGAGCCCATCACTTGAGCCTGATGCAGACACAGACAAGCAGACGGGCCGGCTGCAGAGGCTGAGTCTGCGGGAGGAGGCCGAGGGGGACTCGGTGCTCCCAGCTGGACTGGTGCCCAGGTTCCAGCCATTCTACATCGCAGTGCTGGAGGAGAATCTGGTGGAGCGCCCTTCCCTCGCCCATGAAGAGGAACTCCTCCGCGAGTACCAGGGGAAGGGGGGAGAGATTCTGGGGCAGATCCCTCCTGCCAGGTGAattggggaagggaagggagaggagggtgggggagagtggtctTAGGGTCTGTTAGGTgacacaagagacagcagatgctgaaatctacaGTAACATGACTcgttgttatagccgggggtggtagtggggataagctcccactacctactcGATGCTCCTAATGATGTGCTTCTCAATAGCCTtggacaaccaaatccagctcctgaccttcacatgtggtttagctactaagccaatgggaaccatttctactgacgaaaggggcaaaggcaggttactggtgccttaaaaccagtcgcttcaggcaggtGGGCTTGTTAGCCATGCTTGGCAGCTTAGCTAGAAGAAACTGTCTTGTGGctttacccactcatgggaaaattTAGGAGGAAACCCCGaggggaaaatccagagctggagtccctaaggcagtcctacattgagttcagtgctgactggcaactcctgtgatgccaaTGGTGTCAAACTGTCTGGGtccctgctgttcctttgggtgtgacagctgtgtggagagggggagcctgctacgtgggtaacagcttgctctccatatcgtacttcCCAGGCGTGAGCAGTGGCTTGGGTgtgtcagctgtgtggagagggggagcctgctacgtgggtaacagcttgctctccgtatcgtactTCCCAGGTGTGAACACTGGCTTGGGTgtgtcagctgtgtggagagggggagcctgctacgtgggtaacagcttgctctccgtatcgtactTCCCAGGTGTGAACACTGGCTTGGGTgtgtcagctgtgtggagagggggagcctgctacgtgGATAACAGCTTGGTCTCCATATCGTACTTCCCAGGCGTGAGCACTGGCTTGGGTgtgtcagctgtgtggagagggggagcctgctacgtgggtaacagcttgctctccatatcgtacttcCCAGGCGTGAGCACTGGCTTGGGTgtgtcagctgtgtggagagggggagcctgctacgtgggtaacagcttgctctccatatcgtacttcCCAGGCGTGAGCACTGGCTTGGGTgtgtcagctgtgtggagagggggagcctgctacgtgggtaacagcttgctctccatatcgtacttcCCAGGTGTGAACACTGGCTTGGGTgtgacagctgggatgcaacatccttGTTTGACTCCAACTAAGTGAGGCTTCAGCCTCCTCCATAAACCACTAGTGGTCTCGGTGTGCCACGGTGGGAGGGGTACACTGCGGGGGGGGTGAGACGATGCCGtgttgggaggggaggggggtagggaaGGACAGTGCTGTGATGGGAGGGGATCACTGCGTGGGGAGGGATGATACTGAGGCAGGAAAGAAGGTGACACTGCAGAGGTGGGTGGGGGTCACACTGTAGGGGGAGGAGTTGCTGGGGGGAAGCAACGTTAAAGAGACTGGACACTGTAACCTGAGTGACTGTTTGACTCTCCCCAGTGGAGGAGATGGTGCTGTCTCAGAGGCCTACGAGAAGGGAGTAGTCCGACACGGAGACACGGCGTTTGTCAAATTCATGAAGCAAATTGCCAGCTGTCCTGAGCAGATTTTACGGTATGTTGATCCCCCACCCTGTCCTGATCTAAGACTGGCTGCTAGTTCCTCAGATTGGGAGGCACAGCAAGAGTCCACTCACTATGAAATCAGATTGATTGCACATCGATGCGATGAAATGTCTGACGGATTGGTGTTGGCACAATGTCTGAGCTGGGGACTGGGACCACATGGGGCTACTGGTAACCAAACAATCTACATTGCAGTTGGGACTGTGTGGTCAGTTACCAGTAACTCCAATCTGCATTCCTGGAATGGGAAATTCCAGTGACAAGGGGAGTataggattgttttctctggaatgcaGGAGCCTCAGGGGTGCTGATAGAGGTATCTGACATTATGAGGGACACATACAGGATAGGCAGTTGTTCgaggacccctgctctttgtgatttttataaataactggGTGAGGAAGGGCAAGGGgggattagcaagtttgcagatgacacaaagtttggtggtgttatAGATCTTCATAGGTTACCTGGACattataggatgcagaactgggttgacaagaggcaggtggagttcaatctaGGAGAGTGTGAAGTGACTCACTTTAGAAGGTTGAGCACGAAGGGTTAAGGGCAGGATTCTGAGCaatgtggagggacagagggatcttggggtccacgtccatcGATCCCTCAGAGTTGAAGTGCATGTTGATGGGATGGTGAAGAAGTTGTGTGGCCTTCAATAGTCAGGATGCAGTTGAAGAGCggcaaggtaatgttacagatctATAAAACCCTGCTAAGACCACTCTTAGAGTTCTGGTCCCATCAttgtaggaagggtgtggaagctttagagagggtgcagaggacattcaccaggatgctgcctggactagagagggtgcagaggagattcaccaggatgctgcctggattagagagggtgcagaggagattcaccaggatgctgcctggattagagggttttacagagggtgcagaggagattcaccaggatgctgcctggactagagagggtgcagaggagattcaccaggatgctgcctggatttgagagggtgcagaggagattctccgggatgctgtctggattggagagggtgcagaggagattcacaaggatgctgcctggactagagagggtggagaggagattcaccaggatgctgcctggattagagagggtgcagaggagattcaccaggatgctgcctggactagagagggtgtagaggagattcaccaggatgctgcctggactacagacagtgcagagtagattcaccaggatgctgcctggattagagagggtgcacaggagatttaccaggatgctgcctggattagagagggtgcagagcagatttaccaggacgctgcctggattagagagggtgcagaggagattcaccaggacgctgcctggacaggagagggtggagaggagattcaccaggatgctgcctggactagagagggtggagaggagattcaccaggatgctgcctggattagagagggtgcagaggagattcaccaggatgctgcctggactagagagggtgtagaggagattcaccaggatgctgcctggactagagagggtgcagaggagattcaccgggatgctgcctggactagagagggtgcagaggagattcaccaggttgctgcctggattagagagcgtgcagaggagattcaccaggatgctgcctggattagagagggtgcagaggagattccccaggatgctgcctggactagagggttttagagagggtgcagaggagattcaccgggatgctgcctggactagagggttttagagagggtgcagaagagattcaccgggatgctgcctggactatagagggtgcacaggagattcgccaggatgctgcctggactagagagggtgtagaggagatttaccaggatgctgcctggattagagagggtggagaggagattcaccaggatgctgcctggattagagagggtgcagaggagattcaccaggatgctgcctggactagagagggtggagaggagattcaccaggatgctgcctggactagagggttttagagagggtgcagaggagattcaccgggatgctgcctggactagagagggtgcacaggaaattcgccaggatgctgcctggactagagaggctgtagaggagattcaccaggatgctgcctggattagagagggtgcacaggagatttaccaggatgctgcctggattagagagggtgcagagcagatttaccaggacgctgcctggattagagagggtgcagaggagattcaccaggacgctgcctggacaggagagggtggagaggagattcaccaggatgctgcctggactagagagggtggagaggagattcaccaggatgctgcctggattagagagggtgcagaggagattcaccaggatgctgcctggactagagagggtgtagaggagattcaccaggatgctgcctggactagagagggtgcagaggagattcaccgggatgctgcctggactagagagggtgcagaggagattcaccaggttgctgcctggattagagagcgtgcagaggagattcaccaggatgctgcctggattagagagggtgcagaggagattccccaggatgctgcctggactagagggttttagagagggtgcagaggagattcaccgggatgctgcctggactagagggttttagagagggtgcagaggagattcaccgggatgctgcctggactatagagggtgcacaggagattcgccaggatgctgcctggactagagagggtgtagaggagatttaccaggatgctgcctggattagagagggtggagaggagattcaccaggatgctgcctggattagagagggtgcagaggagattcaccaggatgctgcctggactagagagggtggagaggagattcaccaggatgctgcctggactagagggttttagagagggtgcagaggagattcaccgggatgctgcctggactagagagggtgcacaggaaattcgccaggatgctgcctggactagagaggctgtagaggagattcaccaggatgctgcctggattagagagggtggagaggagattcaccaggatgctgcctggattagagagggtgcagaggagattcaccaggatgctgcctggactagagacagtgcagaggagattcaccaggatgctgcctggattagacagggtgcagaggagatttaccaggacgctgcctggattggagagagtgcagaggagattcaccaggatgctgcctggactggagagggtggagaggagattcaccaggatgctgcctggattagagacagtgcagaggagattcaccaggatgctgcctggattagagagggcgcagaggagatttaccaggacgctgcctggattggagagggtgcagaggtgattcacctggatgctgcctggactggagaggatggagaggagattcaccaggatgctgcctggactagagagggtggagaggagattcaccaggatgctgcctggactagagagggtggagaggagattcaccaggatgctgcctggattagagagggtgcagaggagattcaccaggatgctgcctggactagagagggtgtagaggagattcaccaggatgctgcctggattagagagggtgcagaggagattcaccgggatgctgcctggactagagagggtgcagaggagattcaccaggttgctgcctggattagagagcgtgcagaggagattcacccggatgctgcctggattagagagggtgcagaggagattccccaggatgctgcctggactagagggttttagagagggtgcagaggagattcaccgggatgctgcctggactagagggttttagagagggtgcagaggagattcaccgggatgctgcctggactagagagggtgtagaggagatttaccaggatgctgcctggattagagagggtggagaggagattcaccaggatgctgcctggattagagggggtgcagaggagattcaccaggatgctgcctggactagagagggtggagaggagattcaccaggatgctgcctggattagagagggtgcagaggagattcaccaggatgctgcctggactagagacagtgcagaggagattcaccaggatgctgcccggattagagagggtgcagaggagatttaccaggatgctgcctggactagagagggtgcagaggagattcaccaggatgctgcctggactagagagggtgcagagcagatttaccaggacgctgcctggattagagagggtgcagaggagattcaccaggacgctgcctggacaggagagggtggagaggagattcaccaggatgctgcctggactagagagggtggagaggagattcaccaggatgctgcctggattagagagggtgcagaggagattcaccaggatgctgcctggactagagagggtgtagaggagattcaccaggatgctgcctggactagagagggtgcagaggagattcaccgggatgctgcctggactagagagggtgcagaggagattcaccaggttgctgcctggattagagagcgtgcagaggagattcaccaggatgctgcctggattagagagggtgcagaggagattccccaggatgctgcctggactagagggttttagagagggtgcagaggagattcaccgggatgctgcctggactagagggttttagagagggtgcagaagagattcaccgggatgctgcctggactatagagggtgcacaggagattcgccaggatgctgcctggactagagagggtgtagaggagatttaccaggatgctgcctggattagagagggtggagaggagattcaccaggatgctgcctggattagagagggtgcagaggagattcaccaggatgctgcctggactagagagggtggagaggagattcaccaggatgctgcctggactagagggttttagagagggtgcagaggagattcaccgggatgctgcctggactagagagggtgcacaggaaattcgccaggatgctgcctggactagagaggctgtagaggagattcaccaggatgctgcctggattagagagggtgcacaggagatttaccaggatgctgcctggattagagagggtgcagagcagatttaccaggacgctgcctggattagagagggtgcagaggagattcaccaggacgctgcctggacaggagagggtggagaggagattcaccaggatgctgcctggtctagagagggtggagaggagattcaccaggatgctgcctg
The DNA window shown above is from Hypanus sabinus isolate sHypSab1 chromosome 17, sHypSab1.hap1, whole genome shotgun sequence and carries:
- the pdcd2l gene encoding programmed cell death protein 2-like isoform X2, which gives rise to MIKGAAEVEEAGFELAPPFSLSPTSMSAAPRPVLLGVRDAAVEEGSRCSWDTSKAGGRADRVPGVTLECPHCCLCTDLLAHLVQIYCPLEGSPYHRTLNVWACLQPGCWGRSESWKVLRSQCKETVCRQKAAETKPAGVPTDWCESADDWGVEDMAAAGFLCPGVSGSPSLEPDADTDKQTGRLQRLSLREEAEGDSVLPAGLVPRFQPFYIAVLEENLVERPSLAHEEELLREYQGKGGEILGQIPPASGGDGAVSEAYEKGVVRHGDTAFVKFMKQIASCPEQILRYSWSGQPLLISPLPVGKDWDIPACENCGGRRVFEFQLMPTLVSLLRSTDDKEVSVEFGTVLVFTCETSCWSSGNQRPMEECAVVQGDPDAAFFS
- the pdcd2l gene encoding programmed cell death protein 2-like isoform X1; the encoded protein is MIKGAAEVEEAGFELAPPFSLSPTSMSAAPRPVLLGVRDAAVEEGSRCSWDTSKAGGRADRVPGVTLECPHCCLCTDLLAHLVQIYCPLEGSPYHRTLNVWACLQPGCWGRSESWKVLRSQCKETVCRQKAAELKNILDRITLLPVHPQTKPAGVPTDWCESADDWGVEDMAAAGFLCPGVSGSPSLEPDADTDKQTGRLQRLSLREEAEGDSVLPAGLVPRFQPFYIAVLEENLVERPSLAHEEELLREYQGKGGEILGQIPPASGGDGAVSEAYEKGVVRHGDTAFVKFMKQIASCPEQILRYSWSGQPLLISPLPVGKDWDIPACENCGGRRVFEFQLMPTLVSLLRSTDDKEVSVEFGTVLVFTCETSCWSSGNQRPMEECAVVQGDPDAAFFS